TGGCTCAAACGCGACGCTGGAAACCGTGCTGGTTCCGGACGCTATCGATCTGCTGCGTAAAGGTGATGTCACCAACCACAACCGTTTAGTGGCGGAGTTCGCACCCCAGCTGAGCCACTGCGATGTAATTATGCTGGCGCACTTCTCAACGTCGCGAGCCGCAACCGCTGTGCGTGAGCAGGTGGCGATTCCCGTGTTAACCGCGCCGCACGCGGCAGTGAAAAAAATGCAGTTGGCCATCGGAGGTGCATCATGCTGATTGGGGTCATTGCCGATGATTTTACCGGTGCCAGCGATATTGCCGTGACGTTATCGAAAGGATTGGCGGGTGAAGGCGGTTTACATACCACGCAATATCTCGGCATACCGCAACAGCCTGCAACGGCAGACGTTGAGGCCGGCGTTATCGCCCTGAAGTCGCGCTCCCTGCCCGCCGCAAAAGCGGTGCAGCAATCATTGGCCGCCTGCGAATGGTTATTGGATCAGGGCTGTACGCAGATCGTGTTTAAATACTGCTCCACCTTTGACTCCACCGACGACGGCAATATTGGCCCGGTGCTGGACGCACTCGCCGCACGTTTAGAAGCGCGGCGCGTCATTGTTTGTCCTGCGTTCCCCGCCATGGGACGTACGGTTTATCAGGGCAATCTGTTTGTCCACGATCGCCCACTGAATGAGTCCGGGATGGAACATCATCCGCTCACGCCGATGAAAGATGCTGATATTCGCCGCTTACTGGCGCGTCAGGCTCGCACGCGCGTCAGCCACATTCGCTGGCAGCAGGTGGTACAAGGCAGTGAACAACTGCGTGAGACGTTGCAAGCCTACAGCGAAGATGAGCCGCAATTACTGGTTGTCGATGCGCTGAGCGACCACGACCTGACGATTATCGGCGTCGCGGCGGCGGAAGCGCGGCTGATCAGCGGTGGTTCGGGCATTGCACTGGGTTTACCGCACAACTTTATCAGTGCGGGTAAGGCACAGGGAGATAGCCGTAAATTCCCCGCGATCGCTGGCCCCAGTGCGATTCTGGTGGGCAGCTGTTCTGGCGCTACGCGCGGGCAGATTGAGGAGCACCAAAAACACCATGCGGTGCTGGCGATAGAGATTCAGGATGTGATGGCGCAACGCATTCACGCCGATGACGTGGTGAACTTTATCCTTGCGCATCAGGATGATTGCCCGCTGGTTTACTCATCGGGCGATCCGACCAGCGTGAGGCAAGCGCAGCAGCAGTTTGGTCAGCACAACATCTCACAACGTCTTGATCAGCTGTTTGGAGACAGCGCACGCAAGCTGGTGTATGAAGCGGGCATTCAGCGTTTGGTGGTGGGCG
The nucleotide sequence above comes from Pantoea nemavictus. Encoded proteins:
- the otnK gene encoding 3-oxo-tetronate kinase, producing MLIGVIADDFTGASDIAVTLSKGLAGEGGLHTTQYLGIPQQPATADVEAGVIALKSRSLPAAKAVQQSLAACEWLLDQGCTQIVFKYCSTFDSTDDGNIGPVLDALAARLEARRVIVCPAFPAMGRTVYQGNLFVHDRPLNESGMEHHPLTPMKDADIRRLLARQARTRVSHIRWQQVVQGSEQLRETLQAYSEDEPQLLVVDALSDHDLTIIGVAAAEARLISGGSGIALGLPHNFISAGKAQGDSRKFPAIAGPSAILVGSCSGATRGQIEEHQKHHAVLAIEIQDVMAQRIHADDVVNFILAHQDDCPLVYSSGDPTSVRQAQQQFGQHNISQRLDQLFGDSARKLVYEAGIQRLVVGGGETSGAVVSALDLGCLQVGREIDPGVPALFAQRDRPLALALKSGNFGRRDFFSHALKVLAASGD